Below is a window of Humulus lupulus chromosome 2, drHumLupu1.1, whole genome shotgun sequence DNA.
TTTAGACATTTCAAATATTTTAGACAACCTGTCGAAATTTGAGACTAGCTGTTgaaagttttagacaggcagTCAAAATTTTATACTAGCTGTCGAAATTTTTAGACAAGCAGTCGAAATTTCAGACTAGCTGTCGAAATTTTTAGACAGGCAGACaaaattttagactagctgtTGAAATGTTTAGACAagcagtcgaaattttagactagttgtcgaaagttttagacaggcagtcaaaattttagactagctgtcAAAAGTTTTAGACAGGCCGTCAAAATTTGAGACTAGCTATCTAAAGTTTTAGACAGACTGTCGAAATATAGCACAAAGAGGTCCGAAACAGAAACATCCAACACAAGTAGTCTATAACAGTTTGTGGTATACCAGAACAATTTTATACATAAACAAAATACCATTCCATTGCCTTTGCTAATAAATATCCAATACATGTCAtactataagagtttgatacataaacaaaatacaattccattgcctttgctaataaatatccaatacaagtcatactataagagtttgatacatgaacATTGTCATACTACAAGGAGAAGATGGCTCTCGGGTAGAACAATTTTGAAAGTAGGTTATTGGATCTTAATTAACATTTGTAGTAGAATCAATATTAGTAACAAGTTTATCCTTAATGAGCACATTTTCCATCTTTTTGATCAAACCCACACATAATGGAACCAAATCACGCTCTTgccatgtaaagaaactaacaatgtctctactattttttattacaattggttcaatctccaccattgttgttatcttgtaagttaattctatatcgaagaggttgtgatcgatttctgtaacttcataaatatgttcaactaactcctcataagttaggttagtttgtaccaaacttgatcttgatcgtgagccatttgaaatccatttccacgagtcctcattctttttccacattccatcacataatattacaatattttttaatgacatctgaaaaaaataatacgataaacaaatataaattgttggtattactttgattaaaaagttatataaaaaaatgaaaatcaagttgaaaatctaGAAATTCGACAACCTGTCTGCTAATTCGACAGCCCGTCTAAAAATTCGACAAGTGGTTGAAAATATATGACGATCTGTCTAAAAATTAGACTACCTGTCTAAATTTGACagatggtctaaaatttagacaagtGGTCGAAAAAAAACGACTACTGGTCTGAAATTTAGATAACTAGTCTAAAATATTAGACtccttgtcgaaaaattagacaagctgtcaaaaaattctgaatttctctatctcgaaaatagccgaaaccaccattaatttttttttcttcagattttcaagctttaacctTCATAAAACCCGAGAAATAAACATAAAtccttacttatactttcaatatactaaaacaatcattttgcattttaaatctacaaaaataatatcaaaaatctcatattatatatatatatatttatatatatatatataaaaaaaccttTAAAAACCAACCTTTTGAATGAGTGGTGGTTGGATTTGTGGAGAAATGGCAACATCTGGTGATTAGCAGTGTTCGCCGGCGGTAGGGGGCAGTGGTcaccggtggtggtggtggcggcggcGGCGGGGGATGATAATGGGTGTGggtggatgggtgagaggaatGAGATGATAGTTATTagggtttttattttaatttattttaagggtaaaatgggtAATACAAAATATTCATTAATAAAAGATGCCATTTAGCTAAAATCTATTGAAACTAGGCCAAAGTGCAAATTGCACTATAAAAAAATGCCATTTTGCCAAGGACTCCTTATATAAAAAGTGGGTAGAAAAcggaaattattaattttaacggtttattttattaactttaataaaatattctaaatatttaacgaaatattcttttaaaactaactaaaatagatatttattaattatattaatataaattcaaatattatgaaatatcaaaactagatatttaataattatgttaatacaaatttaaatattataaagtattattatgataataatatataaattcaaattcaatgttataaaatatcattattataataatatataatacaggattagatatttaataattatattaatataaatttaaatgttataaaatattattatgataataatatataattataatttcttattaattatattaatataaattcaaatattatacaatatcattattataataatatttaatataagactacatatataataattatattaatattaatataaattcgaattcaaatgttataaaatatcattattataataataaacaatacaagattagatatttaatcattatattaatataaatttaaatgttataaattattattatgataataatatataattctaatttttttactaattatattaatatgaattcaaatattataaattattattataataatacttaatacacgactagatatttaatatttatattaatataaatttaaatattataaaatattattttaatgatatataatacatcatttttatatttttataaaagttATCATgtatgtttaaaaaaattatcatattatatatataatatatttatgttattttttatatataatattgtttatttatttgaaatttatataagaatgatacaaatttaataaatataattgaacAATTCTATAAATAAACTAATCAAATAACATGCCTTCTAAGTtgcttgtatctaatatatatatatatatatgaactctGCTAGTTAATTAGTTTGTACTTTGAGAGAATGCTTAATTTTGTTTTTCTAGTAATAATAATATTCGCTATTGAATTTATCCTAGTATATCCATTAACTATTTTGATCGACTTTCCTGCATAAACGATTGATGAGAACATTCTTCATGTAAAACCATCAACTGTTCTGCAACCTGcatgataaataatttaattataattagtaATTGAAGTGGgttttcataaacatatattatttaaacaaaaattcctAACTTCATATTTATGTATAAACATTATTGACACTTTTTTTttgctgaaaaaaaaaaaatcattaacacatttttttttattttgcaaaatGCATTCCCAAAATTAACGATATCAATTTTTAGAACATgcctataaataaataaataaatatacaagtaacgtgcaatatgtacgtttgcttaattttatttatagaatttatttattatttttattaaatttatattaatgtcatataaattttgaaaaaaatattctattttaattaaataatttatttatttttgtttaagtttatgtttgttatagtttttgaatttgggagtgacaacaagaaattatatattatatgtttaatgtaatattgaatattatacgtgaattttaaatttaagtttcttgctagtttttttttttataaagcaatttgttgctaattcacagtagattatattatatgtttaatatgatactattctaataagtgagtttaagtttaattaaattttatttaagttataaaaaatttattatttttaaatagttatcattataaaatatctcaaaaatatcatattttaatttatttaattatttgttattttaaaataattattattattataaaatatatgaaaaatatcatattttaatttgtttaattatttattatttttaaataattatcattgtaaaatatctcaaaaatatcatattttaatttttttcgattatttattttattttatttaagtttaagtgtttacaaactatcgttaaatataagaatattctgttaaagttaacattaaaaaaataaaaaactgttaaaaccaataattttcgttatttacacacttattataatgaaaatatatatatatatataaatatatatatatataaataatacatCATTAATGCTTTAAACGCACTTAATATCACTGAGACCCAATTAAGAGTAATTGGGGCAccacttattttttttaatttataattttatatgtaaacaattagtttttttttttgtactccacaaactttattttttttaataataatgttttacttattaattttattttgtccTTCTTGAAACCCACTACAAAGGAGGGACCAATAAATTTCAATAATAATTAAATGATGccaatattttatttgaaaactaaGGATTAAATAATAGTAGAAATAAACTTaagtaattatatatttattctatataaaaaatgtgtaggtAAATAATTTGTTTGATTTTAACCTTTTGTTTTtattaactttaatagaatattttaaatatttaataaaatatatctttaaaattaattaaatatattaatataacttaaaatattatattattaaaataatatttaatataaaattatatatacaataattatattaatataaattcaaatgttataaaatataattattataataatatataagagaagactaaatatttaataattatattaatataaatttaaatgttataaaatattattatgataatattatataattataatattttactaAATATActaatattaattcaaatattataaaatattattattataataatatttaatacaaaattatatatttaatacttatattaatataaatttatattattattataatattatataatatataatcttaatttttattaaaaaaattattatatttaaaaatattatcagtaaacatGTATTACACATATCTATCTAGTAAATTAAAATACCTCTTCGATGCTGCCATCTTCTATATCTGTGTTAAAAGACAGAAGCAAGCTCTCGTGAAGCAGATTTTCTACATCTTCAACGTACAGCAGCGCTGAAATATAATCAAAATTAACCgttatttattaatttcttttgattatatatgcatatatatatatatttatatgggatGATCATCATCTCTATATGTATTTAGAATTACAAAATTCTTTTCTAAGTAAAACTTATCAATTTAAACTCTAAAAAAATGGTTAAATAAACAAACCTCTCTATATTAATTTAATGGTATGTATGTTTAGTTAGCAATAAATGTGGTGAAGATGAGAGATTTTGTAAATTTAAGAAAGTGAAGGTGAAttcgattatatatatatatacgtaccTTTGGCCTGAGAGAAGCAAGAGAAGATATCAGAAGCTAGTTTGTGGGATTTCTGAAGAGAATTGGGACCGCCCCAGTGGTTGTTCACCGCCATTTGCAGGCCATTCCACCGCAAAAGGACCGCCGCGATACCATCCCGGAGGCGACTATTCTTATGGCCGGCGGCAGCCACGTCATCGCCATGGTCGGACTTTTGAAGCCAATAATTATCACTACCTCCTCCTTCCATGGAAAACCCACTAAtatactctctctctccctctctcaatggaagagcaagagagagagaggtggaAAGTTTTGGGTGGGGTTTGCAAattaaataaggaaaaaaaaaggtTTATTAAGGTAATATGGGTATGTGTGTGAGTTGGCCATGTCTATCTATACCATATATAAATGGTTTTACTGGTTAAGAATAATTTATGTGATTTTCACGTATAAATCGAAAATTAGCTTCAATCAGGCTCTATGCTTGGAAATTTAATTACTATTTCTGCAAATAACCTTTCAGCTGCATTATTTactttttttgtatatataaatattagggAGTCTTTCCACTTGCGCGACAAATGAATGCAAAAATATAGAGTATAGTAATATATGATAATTCTAAAAATAATTAATGGAGTACCAATGATTGATTTGGTGTTCGATTGCCATTGGATAAGATCAAATGAAAGATTTTATGAAAATAATGCTTGTAAATATTACCTATATGGAAATATGAATCTCACCTATCACATCAAATCAATGCTGATATTGatgatatattatattatatatataatgatataaTAATTACATAATTCTATAAAAGAAAACAATATTTTCTTTGTAACATGAAGTAGGGCTGTACGCGGTGCGGGTGGTGCGGTTTTTGACCATTTTTTCAAACCAACCCGCGCATGTGGTTTTTCTAATTTTCCAAACCGCATCCGCACCGCGAAACTAAAAAATCGCAGAAACCGCATCGCAAAAAAATGGTGCGGTTTGGGTGGTTTGGACTACcgccaaataattaaactatcataaataatcatattaatatttcaGCAACACCTAAagcttgaaaataaaaaataagaaaacttTCAACAATACAATAATCTTAATAATGGCTCAACAAAACAcctaagaaaatacaacaaacttGAGACTAATAAAGttacaacaacaacaactatAAGTCAATAATCTTAATAAAGTTTCAGCAACACACCTAAAACAACATAGAACAAACTTGAGACTAATTAAATTCCAACATCAATATGAAAGATACAACTAAAATACTTTCAGCAATAGAATTAGTGGGCTTTGGGTTGGGCTTTAACATATTagacttaaataaatataaaaaaatagtatttttataatatgcggtgcggtgcggtttgaacCGCATTTTAATAATTCAAAACCGCAAACCGCACCACACCGCGCGGTTTAGTGAAAATTCAAACCGTGACCGCACCGCGAAGAATTTCAAACCACATTTTTTTTGCGGTGTGGTGCGATGCGGGCGGTTTGATGAACAGCCCTAACATGAAGACACATAAATTAATACTACATAATGTTTTAATAACTACtataatgtttatatatatatatatatatatatatttaaaaaggaCTCAGGTTTGAAAATTAATACTTTCAATATCATCGTGAGTGtaaaatttgattttaattttaggGTGTGTTTGTGGTGCCATACACCCCTAATTGAGGGGGAGATAAATAATTTTTATCttgtttttttttgtataatttaattttctattttaCATTATTTTCTATATTTTGGTTTAATCTTTTGAATTTTCAAAATTTGTATTCATATTATGCATATGAATCCCGATTAATTTCTAGGATTTATATTATTGAGTTTATTtctattattcattgttgatttacaATTTGTAAGCCATAAATTTCCAACAAGTTGGTCTTCTCTTTTTTGTGTATCCTATGTTAAGCTTTAACTTTAGCATATTTTCACCATAATCCCTTTGGTTttttgagaaattaagtattttgccTCTCTCATATTTTTTTACCAACCCGTGTTAGTATTAAATATGTAAATCAGAGTGTGCAACAAAAtgtatattgaaaaaaaattctttaGAATATCGAGTCAGGattaatatatgtatgtatacatTAAATCAAACACAATAAAAGATAGATCCAGATCTAATATCTCTTGTAGTTTATCAAGTATCGTCATTATCTTTTAGCATATAATAGCGAACATCAAATCCATAAGATTGCAACAAGATCCACACTGCAATCTTCTGAGACAATCCACAACACACTAGGATGTGTGTGGACATGTATGATGATATGGACAATATAGACTGTTAGAATTGGTTAAATAAATAGTGAAAATTGGTCATGCACAAAGAGTGCAAAAACCATTAGAATTTCACTAAAGTCAGCATGAATGATTGGACTTTTGTTGTAGGCGTTTAAAAATTATCTTTCTgtgtccaaagtgtttctttggagtatataagagtaccaaaAAATTTTGGAGGTATTTTTGGTCAATGTACGGGGTGACAATACAGAGGCGGTTACGTTGTGTCGCTTATTGAGAGGCGATACATCACGCGCCTTACAAAAGTTCCGCTAGGTGATGCATCACTTGCATAAAGGCAGTGTATCGTCTGTCAAGAAACACATCGCCTGCATATAGGTGATGCATCGCGTGGGTCGTCCGTATGAGATCATACAATTatgtgttttggctccaaaacttaTTTCAAAATGCTCTAATATCATTAATTAACATTAATGATGGTccatatactatttaaagggttcatatgagattttggtgaattgatcactctccactctctctctctatctctctctaatTCATAAAGATTAGTAGTTTTCTCCAATATCGTTATCAAGAAAGCTTAACTTGTttgacactacaacaaaataggggtTTGATGGCCACATGGGGAAGACATTATAGACATTCAATGTGTCCCCTTGTGGGAGACGTTGTTGTAGGAGCCATCTTATGTGATCCTATGATGACTCGCAGAGGAAGACTTTGAATACATTCAATGTCATCCCCTGGGAGACTTCATAGGGTATCTTTCTACACCCTACGACATCTCCCAGGAGAGACGTTAAATGTTTTCAAAGTTTTCTCGTGCGAGTCATCGTAGGGTTttatattttaagaaaataataaaaaaattaattgtttaatattttaatatattaatttaaaataaaattaaataaatatattaattaattaaatgtattATATTTACCTATTTTGCTCGGTTTTATTTTGcaaattttaattgtttttgcAATATTTTAATTGCCTTCTTTAAGACATGCATAATATCTTATTTTTCCAAAACCGATTTTAATCTACACTATTCTATACAATCTAAAAAGAAAACCCACATCAACACTACAATTAATCCAAAAATCataagaacaacaaaaataacttaTTAACACCAACATTTAGatctaaataaaaaacaaaagtaTATATAAAGAGTTTTccaaaatttatataaataatattaaaaaatagattatGAACAAAAAAATCAGagagaaaaatgaccaaaattgTTGAGCTATTGAGGCTTCGACGACGTTGGGCTTGCAACTTTCAAGGGAGGCGGCATCAGGGAGGTGCGGCATCGAGGGAGGCGCGACCACGAGGGAGGCGTGACATCAAGGGAGGAGCAGTGTCGAGGGAGGCGCGGAGACTAGGGAGGCCGCGACGAAGGAGGTTGCATGTCTTGGGAGGCGGCCGACGACGActggaagagaaagagagaagagaaagggagaaggagagaagagaaagggagaaggagagaagagaagaagatgaatgaatttttttttgttggagATGAACGGTTATGAGAGAAAGCTAAGATAAATATGgtcggagagagagagagagaaaagttaAGGGTTGGAATGGAATAGAAAAAGACAACTAATTAGGGATTGTAAAGACATTtacttttttattaatttattcttttttaaataaaataattaaggaGATGAATTGATTATATGCTGACAATTAAAATCGTGGTCTACTTTATTTccatttatataatttatttattatttttttaagaatGACTTTCAATGTTTCCCTAAGGGAGACGTTAGAAgcaatttttaattatatttaaaaaaaaagacttTTTAACGTCTCCCTAAGGGAGACGTTAGAagcaatttttaatttaaaaaaatatatattttcatagtCTCCCTTAGGTAGACGTTAGAAGTAATGTCAAATTGGGCTCACCCAGTCTATTTACAACATCTCCCCCATATTTTTAATGACTTAGAATTGTAGTCAAAAAcaaaactttcaatgtctcccaccatAAGAAATTAAATACTCATTGTAATTTTTCATGTCGTACACCATATGTGTAAGACATTATAAGGAGTCATCAAAAGTAAAAATTGTTATAGTGTGAAGACTAAGGCTTGTTAATCTCAATTTCATTCCACCATTGTAGTAGTTTCAAACAATCTTTTAAGGGAGGCTTGGAATAGGGATTTTTGGATAACAATTCTAATTGTATCAAGCCTTTTTTCCATCTCCATtgttttcacataaaatcataatttttatgattttatgactaGGGTTTTCATTGCAAATGTTATTTCTTCCTCTTACTCTAATTTGTGTTTTCTTCCATATTAAGTCTATTGTTAtatttgttagggttttatgccctaataaaaatcaaatttctttgtaatctcatttattattaataaaagaatagaaattattttttgacttggtcaatcactttgctcacatgttttattttcatgattatttgtttaatataaacttctattaaatcctgagcatatagctaatcgtatttatagtgacgtaatcacagtggaatataaatatgattatatgttcaaaataagttagtcctaagattagtcagtgcacaagatttacactgacttgtctatctatgatatgttctacttacacatcacagtgttatgttttttccagaacattagaaaagtagataagatcggatgtatttgttacatcggactggaccgatattgacagtagataggataagtaaacataccattattatctattctagtcataacatatagttgaccataggtcaatttaatctcaattctgagtggttagtattctaattgattgtattatttaagttctttgacttgttcattactagcttaccctacggactagcccatacttacatcttgggaactcgatagtataattgagtgagagtgttaatcatagttatgaacatctatagcatctgatgaagaagtgaaacgatggtttccttttagtttggttcaagatgctaaattatagagatctcatttcagtaattaatattagtttactaaaatatcatttacaaggaactaagtgtttttaaggataaaatacaatgagggataaaacagtattttagtcccatctcattgtagactgtctatagaggattgagtgacaattatggttgtaataatgaataattaatagcgtatctatatttgttatagagtgttctatgaattcaagagtgcaattccgagtctttagtggagtcactaggaattaataagttagtaaatatatttgttagttttatgataacttattggagattgatttcatatgcccatgatccccattgtacctttgataaaatcatctagatagtctcaattaattgatttaattatcatttagaattatcaaagttgactaggtcaattttggatagtttcacagagttatgtaattttgagaagaaaatagaaattagggcagatttattaattaagataaattggtatctaaattaataaataagtttaaatcaaggttcaaattataaataattaatttgataaatgatttaaataattaaatcaacagaaaataatataggccttgattttaagtccaatgagcttataatcaaatggaaaatttcacaagcctaaaacccatgataatttcaacctagggttgttaattgactattattttattgatttttttaattaaataaatgacctaattgaatctataaaatgaatgttaagagagagttgaaaacacaagtcaagtcagatttctgaaacacaagtttctgataggttttagattctctctaaacataagtcatttcttAGCCTCATTAttgttcttctctctgtatctatctcatgtgttgagaattgcccaccctagtctaggtgattccaaggatacttttgaAGGTTgtaaagaaaattgaagattggttcaATTTCTtagtaatactctacgacagaaaggatacaagggttagagaaactgaaggaatgactcattcattccactacgtataatgtaagtattcttatcattgtaatgccccaaaatccctaatgcggtttaatggttggataagtaggccgggagggccataactgatttattatgccattaaatgattatgtgcatgtttatgtgaattatattataatatgatgttaaatgcatgcatgtgggtccacatttcatgataggggcattttggtaatttggcccgttgaggcgtaattgtatatttgtatgcatgttggtgatctattattgaggccacataataatgtggatttgttcgagccattcggcatgagacgatctttgagtgcaagttagcagtttggtcataatgggattaagttcggggctcggggtaatttggtgattagaacattgccgggaattaaagggtaacaagatatgaattattggtatttgagaattttgggaataacatgaattggagggtgttaattatgattaacgaaataggcgggaaaggcctgttttacccttgggagcctttagaagaatttaaatgacctaggggaaaaaaggtcttttcaccctaagatatACTTAAGCCATTGACGGATGTAGAAGCTTAGccaaaacagagcaagttctttctctcccgtacatctttcctccttattttctcttcattttcttcttggatttaTGAGCTCATTTTcaagattcaagctagggaagtggaccttgggggcttaggattgtgttccaccattgaagagggttctaagatgatcttgaggtaagtttctagccattaaaaactctggtttgctctatatttttttttattttagtttggttttctaggttggataatgggaattgatgggagtttttgtctagggttacttgggttatgatgcctaggacatgtgtggatggtttttgggttcatttgggacttaatatgaggtttggaagcttgctattcaggttggaaatggtggtgtcgaaggatgggaaaaccagggttgaaaaccctggttgtagtgctacaacgcccatcactgggcgctacaacgctagccaggCGCCAATCTTCTTTTCCAAgggcgctggggcactaggggggtagcgctacaaagctaccctgtttttccatattcctgttttgggcatttttaagggtttttggctcggggtttcaattcctaaggctcgggatcgaatctactcaccgtttgggtacaattcagggtcccgggggtgaggtttaggtcaagaccctttttattgttgattttcattaatggaggttataattggttatgactaggtgaccgctatgGAATCAAAAGGtctatcgttctcaagggttgttcttttactaattctcgctcgaactagaggtaaaaaaaatgcaccccatatgtgacatgcatggttattcatgaggcatgttgagtgatatatatgtggacattgattgcatatcaaattctTAGCTACACtttctcacttgtgcatggtactgactaattagtcagaattggcaatggtgtcagtattaactgtgaagttgtgactcacttgtcaagttcggcagtagtattgagcactggtcgcatggtattgactaataagtcaagaacggtcttagcgtttttaacgcaagccgacaaagattagatctaatcgacatttgcattgaatgactcatcatgagcattaatgccggactgacctcaagttcaatgaaaactaaaagcgcttgtctagcctatggctagtcacttagagccagggccagaaggcccaggtactgcatcgtcacatggctatgggtgctgagccccgtagtgatttactcatcagtcactcatctgtttaagatagtgacttactcatcagtcactcgtctggtttaagctagtgacttactcatcagtcactcatctggtttacatagtgactcactcatctgtttaagctagtgactactcatcagtcactcatctgattagggctacaagccccattatgg
It encodes the following:
- the LOC133816627 gene encoding uncharacterized protein LOC133816627: MEGGGSDNYWLQKSDHGDDVAAAGHKNSRLRDGIAAVLLRWNGLQMAVNNHWGGPNSLQKSHKLASDIFSCFSQAKALLYVEDVENLLHESLLLSFNTDIEDGSIEEVAEQLMVLHEECSHQSFMQESRSK